In the genome of Dermacentor silvarum isolate Dsil-2018 chromosome 1, BIME_Dsil_1.4, whole genome shotgun sequence, one region contains:
- the LOC119433819 gene encoding CXXC motif containing zinc binding protein isoform X1 has protein sequence MVKIALQLRANLENVANFKPCPDCVWHLRLKCMNCGEQTSAWQTVEAANRSPMKGSRGDANLVLKCKLCSRENSMDVLNEKIQAYDAESSSQFVTVIVFECRGVEPVAFDARDGFTATAAESGTIFDEVKFESREWADYDEQGKQAVGIYDLEHKFIKVK, from the coding sequence ATGGTCAAGATCGCACTACAGCTTCGAGCTAACTTGGAGAACGTTGCAAACTTCAAGCCATGCCCTGACTGCGTGTGGCACCTCCGACTGAAATGCATGAATTGTGGCGAACAAACCAGCGCCTGGCAAACTGTTGAGGCCGCCAACCGATCTCCTATGAAAGGTAGTCGCGGCGATGCCAATTTAGTTCTGAAATGCAAGTTGTGCAGCCGAGAGAATAGTATGGATGTCCTCAACGAGAAGATACAGGCGTACGATGCTGAGAGCTCGTCGCAGTTTGTCACAGTTATCGTCTTCGAATGCCGCGGCGTGGAGCCGGTCGCTTTCGACGCCAGGGATGGATTCACCGCTACAGCTGCTGAAAGTGGAACCATTTTTGACGAAGTGAAGTTCGAGAGCAGGGAGTGGGCCGACTACGACGAACAAGGGAAGCAGGCCGTTGGAATCTACGACCTGGAGCATAAGTTCATCAAGGTGAAGTAG